TTACGTGGTACATTAAACACGCTTATGGCTCTTGAGACGAATCGAATTGAGGATGTATCGGATTTGCACTCCCGAGCGGAGGCCGAATTAGTCGAGATCGAATCGTTTGCGAATTATCCAGATGAACAAGCGATCTCCAAACGCCTTCGAGAAGGATTCAATTCGTATATCCAATCCTGGAAATCATTATCCCCCAAAGACTCGCCTTCTCACCGCACCGAATTAGTCACCATCACCAAACAGCTCGAATTGGGAGTGATTTTTCCTTGTCGAGAGATTGAAAATCTCAATGATTTTCGGATCAAACAGACAGTTGCAGAACATGAGCATTTCTTATCACAACTCGCATGGGGGATGGGAGTTGTTGGGATTCTGGTGGCGATTTCCGGTGTGGTGCTGGGATTCGGGGTTGCTCGATTATTCGCAAAGTCAATGCGAAAACTTCATATTCACATCCAAGATACTGCTGGAAAACTTGGGCCCGCTGGGCCGTCAATTGAAATCTCAGATGAAATGGATTTTGTCGGACTCCATGAAGAATTAGAATTGTTAAGCCAACGAATTGAATCAATGGTTCAAGAACTCAAAGCACGCGAGCAGGAGATCTTACGATCAGAACAGCTCGCTGCTGTGGGCCAACTTGCCGCAGGGGTTGGTCATGAATTACGAAATCCATTAACATCGATTAAGATACTCATACAGGCCGGCATGGAAGAGACCCCCCCTCAAATCACGATTGAAGACCTGCAAATAATCGAGGCAGAGGTTCGGCGAATGGAGCGGTCTTTGCAATCATTCCTCGATTTTACCCGGCCTCCGAGACTAGAGCGGCGAACAGTTTTGTTGAGCAAAATTCTCAACGATGTGATCGCCTTAGTTCGTGGCCGAGCCGAACAACAAAAAGTACAGATATTTGTGAGTGTCCCAGAATATCTTTCTCTAAACGCCGACCCGGTTCAACTTCAACAGGTTTTTGTAAACATCGTACTGAATGCATTGGATGTGATGCCTCTTGGTGGGATTCTACAACTCACCGCCCATCAGCGAAATCGGATGATCGATATCAAA
This DNA window, taken from Tuwongella immobilis, encodes the following:
- a CDS encoding sensor histidine kinase; this translates as MNLIHWRLVGPVLLIVGVIFCVSISIAISLFSQQTSISRLLRENVSSRSAASELRGTLNTLMALETNRIEDVSDLHSRAEAELVEIESFANYPDEQAISKRLREGFNSYIQSWKSLSPKDSPSHRTELVTITKQLELGVIFPCREIENLNDFRIKQTVAEHEHFLSQLAWGMGVVGILVAISGVVLGFGVARLFAKSMRKLHIHIQDTAGKLGPAGPSIEISDEMDFVGLHEELELLSQRIESMVQELKAREQEILRSEQLAAVGQLAAGVGHELRNPLTSIKILIQAGMEETPPQITIEDLQIIEAEVRRMERSLQSFLDFTRPPRLERRTVLLSKILNDVIALVRGRAEQQKVQIFVSVPEYLSLNADPVQLQQVFVNIVLNALDVMPLGGILQLTAHQRNRMIDIKFHDSGPGISSEMIQRLFMPFASSKETGLGLGLVISRRIVEDHGGSITAANDISGGAVFVVQIPNWPHPAFGESTRADTPRN